A single Patescibacteria group bacterium DNA region contains:
- a CDS encoding radical SAM protein — translation MKVSISFPPLVSDKGTPLLTQNRQFQWFNSPTYIYPMVPAYAATLLKQNGYEVFWDDAIAENLTYEQWQTRIIEERPDLIAIETKTPVIKRHWQIINELKELSLKIENWELKIVLMGDHVTALPKESLLNSQVNFVIQGGDYDFILLNLVNYLEGREKLKGGLWSRQNNEIKNSGLYSLRDNSLDDLPMIDRHLTKWKLYAYKNGNYKYTPGSYMMSARDCWWGRCTFCSWTTMFPGNSCRSRLAAKALDEVGLLIDLGVKEIMEDSGTLPIGSWLEEFCQGMIERGYHKKVKIDCNMRINAISDLKTWQLMKKAGFRLVLFGLESANQKTLKRINKNLRVDEIETNLKLCKQAGLEPHITAMVGYPWESKADAQKTIELAKNLFKKSYVDTLQATIVIPYPGTPLYDYCLKNNLLNFTDYERFDQREQVMKSGLTSEEVKKMTQDLYKSFLSPIFIIKKIASIRSLAQLKFLYNAGIKVLAHLNDFK, via the coding sequence ATGAAGGTCTCCATATCATTTCCACCATTGGTATCAGATAAGGGCACTCCGCTTTTAACCCAGAATCGCCAGTTCCAATGGTTTAACAGCCCGACTTATATTTATCCCATGGTCCCTGCTTATGCGGCCACGCTTTTAAAGCAAAATGGCTATGAGGTTTTTTGGGATGACGCGATTGCGGAAAATTTAACTTATGAACAATGGCAAACAAGAATTATAGAAGAAAGGCCAGATCTTATCGCTATTGAAACTAAAACCCCAGTGATTAAACGTCACTGGCAGATTATTAATGAACTTAAAGAATTAAGTTTGAAAATTGAAAATTGGGAATTGAAAATTGTTCTCATGGGCGATCACGTGACAGCCTTGCCTAAAGAATCCCTGTTGAATTCTCAAGTTAATTTTGTTATTCAGGGCGGAGATTATGATTTTATTCTGTTAAATTTAGTGAATTATCTTGAAGGCAGGGAAAAATTAAAAGGTGGCCTTTGGTCTCGCCAAAACAATGAAATAAAAAACAGCGGCTTATATAGTTTGCGGGACAATTCTTTGGACGACTTGCCAATGATTGATCGCCATTTAACAAAGTGGAAGCTTTATGCTTATAAAAATGGCAATTATAAATATACCCCCGGCTCCTATATGATGAGCGCCCGCGACTGCTGGTGGGGACGCTGTACTTTTTGTTCCTGGACAACCATGTTTCCCGGAAATAGCTGCCGCTCCCGTTTGGCTGCCAAGGCCTTGGACGAAGTCGGCTTATTAATTGATTTAGGCGTCAAAGAAATTATGGAAGATTCCGGCACTTTGCCGATCGGATCTTGGCTGGAAGAATTTTGCCAGGGCATGATTGAGCGCGGCTATCATAAAAAAGTGAAAATTGATTGTAATATGCGAATAAATGCCATCTCTGATTTAAAAACCTGGCAATTAATGAAAAAAGCCGGTTTTCGCCTGGTACTTTTCGGCTTGGAATCAGCTAACCAAAAAACCCTGAAAAGAATTAATAAAAATTTAAGAGTTGATGAAATTGAAACAAATCTAAAATTATGCAAGCAAGCCGGCTTGGAACCGCATATTACGGCTATGGTCGGCTATCCATGGGAAAGCAAAGCAGACGCGCAAAAAACCATTGAATTAGCGAAAAATTTATTTAAAAAGAGCTATGTTGATACTTTGCAGGCAACAATTGTCATCCCCTATCCCGGCACGCCCCTTTATGATTATTGTTTAAAAAACAATCTCTTGAATTTTACTGATTATGAACGCTTTGATCAAAGGGAGCAGGTAATGAAGTCAGGTTTAACTTCTGAAGAAGTTAAAAAAATGACTCAGGATTTGTATAAATCATTTTTATCGCCAATATTTATAATTAAAAAAATTGCAAGTATCCGTTCTCTGGCTCAATTAAAATTTCTTTATAACGCGGGGATTAAAGTTTTAGCGCACTTAAACGATTTTAAATAA
- a CDS encoding glycosyltransferase yields the protein MDTKKIKFSFIIPVKEINGYVRESISKILEIKRDDYEVIIYPDEINSEFWPKTRQIKTGNVGPAQKRSQAIKDALGEILCFIDDDAYPNHDFLAKLDSDFKETGLVAVGGPAITPVDDNFWQKVSGSIFLSKVAGGFPERYRSVGVKRYIDDWPSVNLSVRKEAFIKVGGFDCAYWPGEDTKFCLDLVEKFKDKILYDPELIVWHHRRQGLFKHLKQIGNYGLHRGFFAKKFPRTSFRLKYFLPSFFLAYVALGIFASLLFSQFIKIYFFGWLVYLSALIFAAWEIYKHEKNILIILNSLYYIFFTHLIYGLKFIQGFIFVKELQSKLR from the coding sequence ATGGATACGAAAAAAATAAAATTTAGTTTTATCATTCCAGTTAAGGAAATAAATGGATATGTCAGGGAATCAATCTCAAAAATCCTTGAGATCAAAAGAGATGATTATGAAGTAATTATTTATCCAGATGAAATTAATTCAGAATTTTGGCCCAAGACCAGGCAGATAAAAACCGGTAATGTCGGGCCTGCGCAAAAAAGAAGCCAGGCCATAAAAGATGCCTTGGGTGAAATTTTATGTTTTATTGATGACGATGCCTACCCTAATCATGATTTTTTAGCCAAGCTCGATTCTGATTTTAAGGAAACTGGTCTTGTCGCTGTTGGCGGTCCTGCGATTACTCCTGTTGATGATAACTTTTGGCAAAAAGTTTCAGGTTCAATATTTTTGAGCAAAGTAGCTGGTGGTTTTCCGGAAAGATATCGTTCTGTCGGGGTAAAGCGATATATTGATGACTGGCCAAGCGTTAATCTATCAGTCAGAAAAGAAGCATTTATTAAAGTTGGCGGCTTTGACTGCGCTTATTGGCCGGGTGAAGACACAAAGTTTTGCCTAGATTTGGTGGAGAAATTTAAAGACAAAATTTTGTATGATCCGGAATTAATTGTCTGGCATCATCGTAGGCAAGGCCTGTTTAAGCATTTGAAGCAAATAGGCAATTATGGCTTACACCGCGGTTTTTTTGCCAAGAAGTTTCCCCGGACATCATTTAGGCTCAAATACTTTTTGCCCAGTTTTTTTCTGGCCTATGTAGCTTTAGGCATATTCGCAAGTTTACTTTTTAGTCAGTTCATAAAGATTTATTTTTTTGGCTGGCTGGTTTATTTGAGCGCGTTAATTTTTGCCGCTTGGGAAATTTATAAACATGAAAAAAATATTTTAATTATATTAAATTCACTGTACTATATTTTTTTTACTCATTTAATTTATGGCTTGAAATTTATCCAGGGTTTTATTTTTGTTAAAGAATTACAAAGCAAATTACGATAA
- a CDS encoding glycosyltransferase family 2 protein produces the protein MQKTISLIVPVYNEERNIPLLYDRLKKVLGRCPFNYEILFVNDGSNDCSASELKKISVLDNKVKVIEFSRNFGKEIALTAGLHNCFGDCAIMLDADFQHPLELIPEFIAKWENGAEVVVGVRSNSSEKFIKKYGSLVFYKIMSRISETELLSGATDFRLLDKAVISEFRRFTEKNRLTRGLIAWLGFKRDFVYFNAQPRINGVPGYGTLKLVKLAMSSIVSLSLFPLKIAGYLGIFITLVSGIMGLFIVLEKYIFNDPWRMNFTGSAILAVIILFLVGIILSCLGLIALYIAHIHSEVINRPIYVIRKRENF, from the coding sequence ATGCAAAAAACGATTTCTTTAATTGTCCCGGTTTATAACGAAGAAAGGAATATTCCCTTGCTCTATGATCGGCTGAAAAAAGTTTTAGGACGCTGTCCTTTTAATTATGAGATATTATTTGTCAATGACGGCAGCAATGACTGTTCCGCGAGCGAATTAAAAAAAATTTCTGTTCTGGATAATAAAGTGAAGGTCATAGAATTTTCCCGCAATTTTGGCAAGGAAATAGCTTTGACAGCGGGGCTGCATAATTGTTTTGGCGATTGCGCCATTATGTTGGATGCGGATTTTCAGCATCCGCTGGAATTAATACCCGAATTTATTGCTAAGTGGGAAAATGGCGCAGAAGTAGTTGTGGGAGTCAGATCAAATAGTAGTGAAAAATTTATAAAAAAATATGGCTCTCTTGTTTTTTATAAAATAATGAGCAGAATTTCTGAGACCGAGCTTTTATCGGGTGCTACTGATTTTCGCTTATTGGACAAAGCAGTAATCTCTGAATTCAGGCGTTTTACAGAAAAAAATCGTCTGACCAGAGGACTGATAGCCTGGCTGGGGTTTAAAAGAGATTTTGTTTATTTTAATGCGCAACCGCGGATAAATGGCGTGCCTGGCTATGGCACTTTAAAACTAGTAAAGCTGGCCATGTCTAGCATTGTTTCTTTAAGCTTGTTCCCTTTGAAAATTGCAGGTTATTTGGGCATCTTTATTACTTTGGTTTCTGGGATAATGGGACTTTTTATAGTTTTGGAAAAATATATTTTTAATGATCCGTGGCGAATGAATTTCACCGGTTCGGCAATCTTAGCGGTTATTATTTTATTTTTGGTGGGTATTATTTTAAGCTGTCTGGGCTTAATCGCCTTATATATCGCTCATATTCACAGCGAAGTAATTAATCGTCCGATTTATGTCATCAGAAAAAGAGAAAACTTTTAA
- a CDS encoding oligosaccharide flippase family protein: MPLGRLLHNKFIRNSFILIFGNIAAGFLGYIFQLLVSRKLTITGYGELQSLTSLISILAVPGAAISFFTIKHSAEYFTKNDYPGNYAFYNWLRLKIYKIAVILTAIFLLFSPLLMRYLHLSSYANLFLTWLGVFFSLLIVIKTGVLYGWQDFKHLSLNSILSASVKLFVGVLLVQFVASVFSALLGIVAAGIFSFLFLKIFLKKEKYYGNPPDKRADGFSDQALKKEIKSLILPILFFTFLISMLSSVDMLMVKNLLKPEAAGFYGAFNILGKIIFWASSSVVAVVLPLACAQNSQNKKLDNKTLFYANALIFIICLSGLAIYYYFPTLIVSLLYGAKYLPMAHNLWVFALISLSLSLLSLEANLAYSRNDFKINYILSAVVILEMILISRFHQTIFAIAISIFCSQIFGYLLSLLYNAFSVKKCQKLQPAEIPPL; the protein is encoded by the coding sequence ATGCCTTTAGGGCGCTTATTACATAATAAGTTTATTAGAAATAGCTTTATTTTGATCTTTGGCAATATTGCCGCTGGATTTTTAGGCTATATTTTTCAGCTTTTAGTCTCGCGTAAATTGACCATAACAGGCTATGGGGAGCTGCAATCTTTAACCTCGTTGATCAGTATTTTGGCCGTACCGGGCGCGGCGATTAGCTTTTTCACAATTAAACACTCAGCCGAGTATTTTACCAAAAATGATTACCCGGGCAATTATGCGTTTTATAACTGGTTAAGGCTGAAGATTTATAAAATAGCCGTTATTTTGACAGCGATTTTTCTTTTGTTCTCCCCGTTATTAATGAGATATTTGCATTTAAGCAGTTACGCAAATTTGTTTTTAACCTGGCTGGGAGTTTTTTTCAGCTTATTGATAGTTATAAAAACAGGAGTTTTATACGGCTGGCAGGATTTTAAGCATCTCAGCTTGAATTCAATCTTGAGCGCTTCTGTAAAATTATTTGTCGGTGTTTTATTAGTCCAGTTTGTCGCCAGTGTTTTTTCAGCTTTGCTGGGAATTGTGGCAGCCGGCATATTTAGTTTTTTATTTTTAAAGATTTTTTTAAAGAAAGAAAAATATTATGGAAATCCGCCAGACAAGAGGGCAGACGGTTTTTCAGACCAGGCGTTAAAAAAGGAAATAAAAAGCTTAATTCTGCCGATCCTATTTTTTACATTTTTAATTTCCATGCTTAGTTCTGTTGATATGCTGATGGTGAAAAACTTATTAAAACCTGAAGCGGCGGGGTTTTATGGCGCGTTTAATATCCTGGGGAAAATAATCTTTTGGGCCAGTTCATCTGTAGTTGCCGTTGTCTTGCCCTTAGCCTGCGCGCAAAATAGCCAAAATAAAAAACTTGACAACAAAACATTATTTTATGCCAATGCCCTAATTTTTATTATATGCTTAAGCGGCTTAGCAATTTATTATTATTTCCCCACTCTGATTGTTAGCTTGCTTTATGGCGCAAAATATCTGCCAATGGCTCATAATCTCTGGGTATTTGCCCTTATTTCGCTGTCATTGTCGCTTTTGAGCCTGGAAGCGAATTTAGCTTATTCCAGGAATGATTTCAAAATTAATTATATTTTATCAGCCGTTGTCATCTTGGAAATGATTTTAATATCCCGTTTTCACCAGACAATTTTTGCCATAGCCATTTCTATTTTTTGTTCCCAAATATTCGGCTATTTGTTGAGCCTGCTTTATAATGCTTTTTCCGTAAAAAAATGCCAAAAATTGCAGCCAGCGGAAATTCCCCCTCTTTAA
- a CDS encoding ATP-binding protein → MMLNLIFLIIVIMLALLGVLVVRDKPKEKINRSFFILVIFIIVWLVFNYLENAPLGLRWNNLFLKLDFSFGPLLAYFFLLFALNFPESKKYKYFTKILFLPIAILAFLSFFTPYIIKDVHLSNGRLLFEDGSLFVGDVIVTLIYFGMGFIKWVLNYKKLKARKKMQLLCVFLGALISVTLTLFVNIFLQKIVNIQYFRLANFSTVFFVAFTAYAILRHQLFDIRKAIQITILYGIAFSFFLAVYTSLIYIFGQFFALMITPALSSIISASLMLLLYPNFKLFFQKKTDKFFYRYPYDPRVVLKEISDNCNHKFDFDEFFDCFVNIIENRVKINKILLVVLNEKREPMIIKNHNFNRKMSYFIKSTKCPKQILDYFNKYKYPVPLQNKSNELEKLIANDKQIEWRNELLKKSAVTLILPVYKKNNLIAFFFFGPKLSQEIYYPQDLQIFEGLINHLSLTFENIFLYTELKKYSKNLEEKVMRRTRQLEDLNENQALFMADIYHELQTPLAVLKGNLSLMSNRRLNEFETDKAFVRMDRSVDRLSNLIKDLIFLSKADVGKVELKKDNINFSELTLNMFDDSLILAEDKGIELLADIEKNIFINADREKIKSLLFNLVSNALKFTPAGKIIKINLSQDGQKVYFQIADQGIGIAEKDLPNLFSRFYRIDHSNEEKGSGLGLAICKWIVQAHGGEINVKSELGQGSIFKVSLPLYF, encoded by the coding sequence ATGATGCTAAATCTAATTTTTTTAATTATAGTAATCATGCTGGCGTTATTGGGTGTTCTGGTAGTGCGCGATAAGCCAAAAGAAAAGATAAATAGATCTTTTTTTATTTTGGTTATTTTTATAATTGTATGGTTAGTGTTTAATTATTTAGAAAATGCGCCTTTAGGTCTAAGATGGAATAATTTATTTTTAAAGCTTGATTTTTCTTTTGGTCCATTGCTTGCTTATTTTTTTCTGCTTTTTGCTTTAAATTTTCCTGAAAGTAAAAAATATAAATATTTTACGAAAATATTATTTTTGCCCATAGCTATCTTGGCCTTTTTAAGTTTTTTTACCCCATATATCATTAAAGATGTTCATTTATCCAATGGCCGATTATTATTTGAAGATGGTTCTTTATTTGTCGGAGATGTTATTGTTACTTTAATTTATTTTGGCATGGGCTTCATCAAATGGGTATTAAATTATAAAAAGTTGAAAGCAAGAAAAAAGATGCAGCTGCTGTGTGTATTTTTGGGAGCTCTAATTTCAGTGACGCTTACTTTGTTCGTCAATATTTTTTTGCAAAAAATTGTAAATATCCAATATTTTCGATTGGCAAATTTCAGCACGGTTTTTTTTGTCGCTTTTACTGCGTATGCAATTTTAAGGCACCAATTATTTGATATTAGAAAAGCAATCCAAATCACGATTTTATACGGCATAGCTTTTTCTTTCTTTTTAGCAGTTTACACTTCGCTGATCTACATATTTGGTCAATTTTTTGCTCTCATGATTACACCAGCTTTAAGTTCAATTATTTCGGCAAGTTTAATGCTGTTATTATACCCCAATTTTAAATTATTTTTTCAAAAAAAGACTGATAAATTTTTTTACCGCTATCCATATGATCCCCGTGTTGTGTTGAAAGAAATCAGTGATAATTGCAATCACAAATTTGATTTTGATGAATTTTTCGATTGTTTCGTTAATATTATAGAAAACAGAGTTAAGATAAATAAAATTTTGCTGGTTGTCTTAAATGAAAAACGCGAGCCGATGATAATCAAAAACCATAATTTTAACAGGAAAATGTCCTATTTTATTAAATCTACTAAATGTCCGAAACAGATTCTTGATTATTTTAATAAGTATAAATATCCTGTACCATTGCAAAATAAATCCAATGAATTGGAAAAACTTATTGCCAATGATAAGCAAATTGAGTGGCGCAATGAATTATTAAAAAAAAGCGCGGTCACTCTTATTTTGCCGGTCTATAAAAAGAATAATTTGATTGCCTTTTTTTTCTTTGGCCCTAAACTTTCGCAAGAAATTTATTATCCGCAGGATCTGCAGATTTTTGAAGGTCTGATTAACCATCTCAGCTTAACTTTTGAAAACATTTTTCTTTATACCGAGCTGAAAAAATATTCAAAAAATCTGGAAGAAAAGGTTATGAGGCGCACGCGCCAATTAGAAGATCTCAATGAAAATCAAGCTTTATTTATGGCTGATATTTATCATGAGCTGCAGACTCCGCTGGCAGTTTTAAAAGGTAATTTGAGTTTGATGAGCAATCGAAGGCTGAATGAATTTGAAACTGACAAAGCATTTGTCAGGATGGACAGATCGGTTGACAGGCTTTCAAATTTGATTAAAGATTTGATTTTTTTATCAAAGGCTGATGTGGGCAAAGTTGAGCTAAAAAAAGATAATATAAATTTCAGCGAGCTAACTTTAAATATGTTTGATGATTCTTTAATTTTGGCTGAAGACAAGGGCATTGAATTGCTCGCTGATATTGAAAAGAATATTTTTATCAATGCAGATCGTGAGAAAATAAAAAGTCTTTTATTTAATCTGGTCAGCAATGCCTTAAAATTTACGCCTGCAGGAAAAATTATTAAAATCAACCTTTCTCAGGATGGGCAAAAAGTTTATTTTCAGATCGCGGATCAGGGCATTGGCATTGCAGAAAAGGATTTACCCAATCTTTTTTCGCGTTTTTACAGGATTGATCATTCAAATGAGGAAAAGGGCAGCGGACTTGGCTTGGCAATCTGTAAATGGATTGTCCAGGCTCATGGCGGAGAGATCAACGTAAAAAGCGAATTAGGCCAAGGGAGTATTTTTAAAGTGAGCTTGCCTTTATATTTTTAA
- a CDS encoding response regulator transcription factor has translation MRILIIEDEKDIASFLKKGLQAEHFAVDCANNGKDGIYCALINDYDLVVLDLRLPDIYGLEVFKKIRETKPELPVIILTVENEIKKKVEAFDLGANDYLTKPFAIEELIARIRALMNRGKYYQTGTKLKIADLEMDLKTHEIKRDDKKIDLRHREFDLLEYLMRNPNVVLTRSMILEHVWDMNIDPFTNTVDVHVRYLRKKIDDGFKKKLIKTIHGSGYKISEE, from the coding sequence ATGAGGATATTAATTATAGAGGATGAAAAGGATATTGCCAGTTTTCTTAAAAAGGGCTTGCAAGCAGAGCACTTTGCAGTTGACTGCGCCAATAATGGCAAAGACGGGATTTATTGCGCCTTAATAAATGACTATGATTTGGTAGTTTTGGATTTAAGATTGCCAGATATTTATGGTTTGGAGGTTTTTAAGAAAATCAGGGAAACAAAGCCTGAACTGCCAGTGATTATTTTGACAGTAGAAAATGAAATCAAAAAAAAGGTTGAAGCCTTTGACCTGGGCGCCAATGATTATTTAACTAAGCCTTTTGCCATAGAAGAATTAATTGCCAGAATAAGGGCATTGATGAATCGGGGCAAATATTACCAGACTGGCACTAAATTGAAAATCGCTGATTTGGAAATGGATTTAAAAACGCACGAAATTAAAAGAGATGATAAAAAAATAGATTTAAGGCATAGAGAATTTGACCTGTTAGAATATTTAATGAGAAATCCCAATGTGGTTTTAACCCGCAGTATGATCTTAGAGCATGTTTGGGACATGAATATAGATCCATTTACCAACACAGTGGATGTCCATGTGCGTTATTTAAGAAAAAAAATAGACGACGGATTTAAAAAGAAATTGATTAAAACGATTCACGGCAGCGGCTATAAGATTTCGGAAGAATAA
- a CDS encoding LamG domain-containing protein: MLYLLFTISYLLDIVLLILLIFLVFSVAQAIKSLGQQLSFQEKLKIAPQLLLQKPADSFDDLAQKDNKGTYAASFHQHKNVNGLMKKIIGSTLGFLAIKLVIVSLIFLNIPREGDAQPKVYSALYQAKEATDFAKGKFNLAQWDDNSITLQAGQLAGSYISQPIGSDKTISQWKSLSWEMDNNYNQKPVYPKGIMAIWDFDSLDNCTAAAYAKYKCQNNLVGLTRGIYNSNAYKFDGYKSMVKIPQNITFTGSFTIGAWIQPSVNTLNGSEDQNFAIFTKAYGDYADKKPYELKYNLFFGFKNGSLSLMYWPDGNKEHWVIGQNNKFNFEKGSWYHVAAVYDDKAKTIKIYINGIECTNISQNYDGAAIKLSPKLSLDNFPSWLGCVGYRWQDKEEKMLNVFKGDMDEVFLANAAFGLMDIRKLVNQSGEIMFQVRTGDKLPLQGDFWGPKGDRTAFFTSPKNNDLAFLNQSRYLQYIIYLYRPNTNFEPKVTDVNVEYFTTEENNIQASLQADNSAGQPSSQLFERDFEKERQAIDLFIQFFKTKPASDLDWQFVNMVAYNQAEERDLTKEAIAIRAFANYMKRLPTSNLDWGIVKALAYNDKGTILLMKWLKLK, encoded by the coding sequence ATGCTTTATCTTTTATTTACAATTTCATATTTGCTAGACATTGTCCTGCTGATTTTGCTGATTTTTTTAGTTTTTAGCGTTGCCCAGGCCATTAAATCATTAGGCCAACAATTAAGTTTTCAGGAAAAACTTAAAATTGCTCCGCAGTTGCTCTTGCAAAAACCTGCAGACTCTTTTGATGATCTGGCGCAGAAAGATAATAAGGGCACGTATGCGGCTTCCTTTCATCAGCATAAAAATGTTAATGGCTTGATGAAAAAAATTATTGGCAGTACTCTTGGATTTTTAGCCATAAAATTAGTCATTGTGAGCTTAATTTTTTTAAATATTCCCAGAGAAGGCGATGCCCAGCCTAAAGTTTATAGCGCTTTATACCAGGCTAAAGAAGCTACTGATTTTGCCAAAGGCAAGTTTAATTTAGCGCAATGGGATGACAACAGTATCACTTTGCAAGCTGGCCAGCTGGCCGGCAGTTATATATCACAGCCAATAGGTTCTGATAAGACGATCAGCCAGTGGAAAAGTCTGAGCTGGGAAATGGATAATAATTATAATCAAAAGCCTGTTTATCCCAAAGGCATTATGGCTATTTGGGATTTTGATTCTTTAGATAATTGCACAGCAGCTGCTTACGCTAAGTATAAATGTCAGAACAACTTAGTCGGACTAACAAGGGGAATCTATAATTCTAATGCCTATAAATTTGATGGTTATAAATCAATGGTAAAGATTCCCCAGAATATTACTTTTACGGGTTCTTTTACGATTGGCGCCTGGATCCAGCCCAGCGTCAATACCCTCAACGGCAGCGAAGATCAGAATTTTGCTATTTTTACAAAAGCTTATGGAGACTATGCTGATAAAAAGCCTTATGAATTAAAATATAATCTTTTTTTTGGTTTTAAAAATGGCTCTTTATCTTTGATGTATTGGCCTGATGGAAATAAAGAACACTGGGTGATTGGCCAAAATAATAAATTTAATTTTGAGAAAGGTTCTTGGTATCACGTGGCTGCGGTTTATGATGATAAAGCCAAAACCATAAAAATCTATATTAACGGAATTGAGTGTACAAATATCTCACAAAATTATGATGGCGCCGCCATAAAATTATCGCCGAAACTCAGTCTAGATAATTTTCCTAGCTGGTTAGGCTGTGTTGGCTATCGCTGGCAGGATAAAGAAGAAAAAATGCTTAATGTTTTCAAGGGCGATATGGACGAGGTTTTTTTGGCCAATGCCGCGTTTGGGCTAATGGACATTAGAAAATTAGTTAATCAATCAGGTGAGATTATGTTTCAAGTCAGGACCGGAGATAAATTGCCGTTGCAAGGTGATTTTTGGGGTCCCAAGGGCGACAGGACAGCTTTTTTTACCAGTCCAAAAAATAATGATTTAGCATTTTTAAACCAGAGCCGGTATTTACAGTATATTATTTATTTATATCGGCCCAATACGAATTTTGAACCCAAAGTCACTGACGTTAATGTAGAATATTTTACAACGGAAGAAAATAATATTCAGGCTTCATTGCAAGCTGACAATTCTGCTGGCCAGCCATCTTCCCAGCTTTTTGAGCGCGATTTTGAGAAAGAAAGGCAAGCGATTGATTTGTTTATACAGTTTTTCAAAACAAAACCCGCAAGCGATCTTGATTGGCAGTTCGTTAATATGGTAGCTTATAATCAAGCTGAGGAACGAGACTTAACCAAAGAAGCCATTGCCATCCGTGCTTTTGCAAATTATATGAAGCGGTTGCCTACTTCTAATTTAGACTGGGGCATAGTAAAAGCTTTGGCTTATAATGATAAGGGCACGATATTACTGATGAAATGGCTAAAATTAAAATAA
- a CDS encoding formyltransferase family protein translates to MEKLLVFASGEKEGGGSGFQELVENSKTGVLPAEIVAVVSHHKNGGVKEKADKLGIPFEFWPGPFTAEGYLQIFNKYGARWVSLSGWIKIVYGLPVWRTVNIHPALVFGFGGKSWYGHSVHERVTAAFKEGGITSSAVCMHFATPIIDDPKALFFNFPVLIRQDDDADSLSKRVNKIEHSWQSLITGLVVTEQIRYQEETVLVPAWYKELPFCPETCRAYKTK, encoded by the coding sequence ATGGAAAAGCTTCTGGTCTTCGCTTCGGGCGAAAAAGAAGGAGGCGGTTCAGGTTTTCAGGAACTGGTGGAAAATTCCAAAACTGGAGTTTTACCAGCGGAAATTGTCGCTGTAGTTTCTCATCATAAAAACGGCGGAGTGAAAGAGAAGGCTGACAAACTCGGCATTCCGTTTGAATTCTGGCCCGGTCCTTTTACAGCCGAGGGTTATCTGCAGATTTTTAACAAATACGGAGCGCGCTGGGTATCGTTATCTGGTTGGATAAAAATTGTCTATGGCCTGCCTGTCTGGCGCACTGTTAATATCCATCCGGCTCTTGTGTTTGGCTTTGGTGGCAAAAGTTGGTATGGACACAGTGTGCATGAACGGGTCACAGCTGCATTTAAAGAAGGCGGGATCACAAGCTCTGCCGTCTGTATGCATTTCGCGACCCCAATCATTGACGATCCAAAAGCCCTTTTCTTCAATTTCCCGGTTTTAATCCGGCAGGACGATGATGCTGACAGCCTGAGTAAAAGAGTGAATAAAATAGAGCACAGCTGGCAGTCGCTCATTACCGGTTTAGTAGTTACAGAGCAAATCCGCTATCAGGAAGAGACAGTGCTTGTGCCTGCCTGGTACAAAGAACTTCCTTTTTGCCCTGAGACCTGCCGAGCCTACAAAACAAAATGA
- a CDS encoding ATP-binding protein, which translates to MNNWYVLTGAPCSGKTTLIEMLQEKGFQTTPELARVYIDEQLAKGITLEELRQDELAFQRKILQFKIDFEKKLDPQSIIFLDRGIPDSQAYYKLCGLENDPILAEAVRNSVYKKVFLFESWPLEKDYARTETPEGQIKLYKYLQEAYQKLNIPLIKVPVVHKTDKNNLPINWREKRLSYILDNL; encoded by the coding sequence ATGAATAATTGGTATGTGCTGACCGGAGCGCCTTGTTCCGGGAAAACAACTTTAATTGAAATGCTGCAGGAAAAAGGCTTTCAGACTACGCCCGAATTAGCTAGAGTTTATATTGACGAGCAACTAGCCAAGGGAATTACTCTGGAAGAATTACGACAAGATGAATTAGCTTTTCAAAGAAAAATTCTGCAGTTTAAAATTGATTTTGAAAAAAAATTAGATCCCCAGTCAATTATTTTTTTAGACCGAGGCATCCCTGACAGCCAGGCTTATTATAAATTGTGCGGTTTAGAAAACGATCCTATCCTGGCTGAGGCAGTGAGAAATTCAGTTTACAAAAAAGTTTTTTTATTTGAATCATGGCCATTAGAAAAAGATTATGCTAGAACAGAAACACCAGAGGGGCAAATTAAACTCTATAAATATTTGCAGGAAGCTTATCAAAAATTAAATATCCCTTTGATTAAAGTGCCTGTTGTTCATAAAACAGACAAGAATAATCTCCCAATAAATTGGCGAGAAAAAAGATTGAGTTATATTTTAGATAATCTGTAA